A section of the Hevea brasiliensis isolate MT/VB/25A 57/8 chromosome 17, ASM3005281v1, whole genome shotgun sequence genome encodes:
- the LOC110645873 gene encoding NAC transcription factor 47-like, with product MEEDQHKWEHVAVTNPNNNATYLNPTYTSSSYGYAIDATSKNGGSSCSSRNNTDASLDPVVSQGNKIVTAYHHSDYDEDAYFDSFPAGYRFKPYDEELVVHYLKKKIINEPLPPNRIKEVELYKYNPETLAANYKSNGENEWYFFTPRDRKYPNGERPNRAAGNGYWKATGADKHVNFEGCKVGFRKALVFYQGKPPNGDKTEWIMHEYRVNEPSKRKRGGNDMKLDDWVLCRIYKKLDRSFRAPTRPRVQVVQDHQPPENGMLLPEESKQIPMPTMAGNYSQGNEMVYLNTNAAYAPAYHLNGIGTVITESFDASQFELPYCGNAVHPLMGTAGASSPSSSYMQTYISDEHPIDEYLHYPKEFFAAQRMDNILLPPLRSFSPFPYEEHDDSNKYQC from the exons ATGGAGGAGGACCAACATAAGTGGGAGCACGTTGCAGTAACAAACCCTAACAATAACGCCACTTATCTCAACCCTACGTATACTTCTTCTTCTTATGGCTATGCCATAGATGCTACTTCAAAAAATGGCGGCAGTAGCTGCAGCAGCCGCAACAATACTGATGCTTCTCTTGATCCTGTGGTTAGCCAGGGCAATAAAATTGTTACTGCTTATCATCACTCAGATTATGACGAAGATGCTTATTTTGATTCATTCCCTGCTGGATATAGGTTCAAACCTTACGATGAAGAGCTTGTTGTTCATTACCTGAAAAAAAAGATTATTAATGAGCCTTTGCCACCTAACAGGATCAAGGAGGTTGAGTTGTATAAGTATAATCCTGAGACTCTTGCAG CAAACTACAAATCAAATGGGGAGAACGAATGGTACTTCTTCACACCAAGAGATCGTAAGTACCCAAATGGAGAGCGACCCAATCGAGCTGCTGGAAATGGATATTGGAAGGCTACTGGAGCTGATAAACATGTTAATTTTGAAGGTTGTAAAGTTGGATTCAGGAAGGCATTGGTATTCTACCAAGGAAAACCTCCAAATGGTGATAAAACTGAATGGATTATGCATGAATATAGAGTAAATGAACCTTCTaagagaaaaagaggaggaaATGATATGAAG CTTGATGATTGGGTCTTATGTAGGATTTATAAGAAGCTTGACAGATCTTTCAGAGCTCCAACTCGACCACGAGTTCAAGTTGTCCAAGATCACCAACCACCAGAAAATGGAATGCTGCTGCCTGAAGAATCCAAACAAATTCCAATGCCTACCATGGCAGGGAATTATAGCCAAGGGAATGAGATGGTATATCTCAATACAAATGCTGCTTATGCTCCTGCTTATCATTTGAATGGAATTGGGACAGTTATTACTGAATCTTTTGACGCTAGTCAATTCGAGTTACCTTACTGTGGGAATGCTGTTCATCCACTGATGGGAACTGCAGGAGCATCATCACCATCTTCTTCATATATGCAGACTTATATTAGCGATGAGCATCCTATAGATGAATATCTTCATTATCCGAAGGAATTTTTTGCTGCACAAAGGATGGACAATATTCTTTTGCCTCCGCTTAGGAGCTTTAGTCCCTTTCCCTATGAGGAACATGATGATAGTAATAAGTATCAATGTTGA
- the LOC110645663 gene encoding NAC domain-containing protein 19-like, with the protein MEEDQHKRKVAKVVAISPKNNTTLNPIYPSSPRSYATDASSNIGGSSCNSRNNTDASLDPMISQGNKIVTAYDYDHHYHHGASDYEEDAYLDSFPAGYRFKPYDEELIVHYLKKKIMNEPLPPNRIKEVELYKYNPETLAANYKSNGEKEWYFFTPRDRKYPNGERPNRAAGKGYWKATGADKPVNFEGCKVGFRKALVFYQGKPPNGDKTDWIMHEYRVNEPPKRKRGGNDMKLDDWVLCRIYKKLDRSFRSPTRPRVQVVQNHQPQENGMLLPEESKQIPMPTVAGNYSQGIEMGYLNANAAYAPAYHLNGIGTFITESFDTSQFELPYCGNAVHPSMGTAGASSPSSSSKFLYMQSYISDIHPINEHLHHPEEFLAAQRMDNILLPSLKNFSPLPYAEYDDSNN; encoded by the exons ATGGAGGAGGACCAACATAAGCGGAAGGTTGCAAAGGTTGTTGCAATAAGCCCTAAAAATAATACTACTCTAAACCCTATATATCCTTCTTCTCCTCGTAGTTATGCTACAGATGCTAGTTCAAACATTGGCGGCAGCAGCTGCAACAGCCGCAACAATACTGATGCTTCTCTCGATCCTATGATTAGCCAAGGCAATAAAATTGTTACGGCTTATGATTATGATCATCACTATCATCATGGGGCTTCAGATTATGAAGAAGATGCTTATTTGGATTCATTCCCTGCTGGATATAGGTTCAAACCCTACGATGAAGAGCTTATTGTTCATTACCTGAAAAAAAAGATTATGAATGAGCCTTTGCCACCTAATAGGATCAAGGAGGTTGAGTTGTACAAGTATAATCCGGAGACCCTTGCAG CAAACTACAAATCAAATGGGGAGAAAGAATGGTACTTCTTCACACCAAGAGATCGTAAGTATCCAAATGGAGAGCGACCCAATCGAGCTGCTGGAAAAGGATATTGGAAGGCTACTGGAGCTGATAAACCTGTTAATTTTGAAGGTTGTAAAGTTGGATTCAGGAAGGCATTGGTATTCTACCAAGGAAAACCTCCAAATGGTGATAAAACTGATTGGATTATGCATGAATATAGAGTAAATGAGCCTCCTaagagaaaaagaggaggaaATGATATGAAG CTTGATGATTGGGTCTTATGTAGGATTTATAAGAAGCTTGACAGATCTTTCAGGTCTCCAACTAGACCACGAGTTCAAGTTGTCCAAAATCACCAACCACAGGAAAATGGAATGCTGCTGCCTGAAGAATCCAAACAAATTCCAATGCCTACCGTGGCAGGGAATTATAGCCAAGGGATTGAGATGGGATATCTCAATGCAAATGCTGCTTATGCTCCTGCTTATCATCTAAATGGAATTGGGACATTTATTACTGAATCTTTTGACACTAGTCAATTCGAATTACCTTACTGTGGGAATGCTGTTCATCCATCGATGGGAACTGCAGGAGCATCATCCCcatcttcttcatcaaaattCTTATATATGCAGAGTTATATTAGCGATATTCATCCTATAAATGAACATCTTCATCATCCGGAGGAATTTTTGGCTGCGCAAAGGATGGATAATATTCTCTTGCCTTCGCTTAAGAACTTTAGTCCCTTGCCCTATGCAGAATATGATGATAGTAATAACTAG
- the LOC110646360 gene encoding xyloglucan endotransglucosylase/hydrolase protein 22 codes for MAAYPSQPNPLALLLLASLVVAVAGNFYQDVDITWGDGRGKILNNGNLITLSLDKASGSGFQSKNQYLYGKFDIQLKLVPGNSAGTVTTFYFHSQGSSWDEIDFEFLGNLSGDPYLVHTNIYTQGKGNREQQFYLWFDPTADFHTYSILWNPGHIVFYVDRRPIREFKNLESIGVPYPKSQPMVMYASLWDADDWATRGGLVKTDWSKAPFTASFRNFNSNACIWSNGASSCSNSANQWSSEELDSTSQKLLKWVQKNYMVYNYCTDTKRFPQGLPQECTVINKN; via the exons ATGGCTGCCTATCCTTCTCAACCCAATCCTTTAGCGCTGCTCCTATTGGCATCCCTTGTGGTTGCTGTTGCTGGAAATTTTTACCAGGATGTTGATATCACTTGGGGAGATGGGCGTGGTAAAATACTCAACAATGGCAATCTCATTACACTTTCTCTTGACAAAGCCTCTGGCTCAGGTTTCCAATCCAAGAATCAGTATCTCTATGGCAAGTTCGACATCCAACTCAAGCTTGTCCCTGGCAACTCTGCTGGCACTGTTACAACCTTCTAT TTTCACTCTCAAGGGTCTTCTTGGGATGAAATAGATTTTGAGTTCTTGGGAAACCTTAGTGGTGACCCTTATCTTGTCCACACGAATATATATACTCAAGGCAAAGGCAACAGAGAGCAACAATTCTACCTCTGGTTTGATCCAACGGCTGATTTCCATACCTATTCAATCCTCTGGAACCCAGGGCATATTGT ATTCTATGTTGATCGTAGACCAATTAGAGAGTTCAAGAACTTGGAATCAATTGGTGTCCCCTACCCAAAAAGCCAACCAATGGTGATGTATGCAAGTTTGTGGGATGCAGATGACTGGGCGACAAGAGGAGGGCTTGTGAAGACAGACTGGAGCAAAGCACCCTTCACTGCATCATTCAGAAACTTCAATTCCAATGCTTGTATTTGGTCTAATGGAGCATCTTCTTGCAGTAACTCCGCTAACCAGTGGTCCTCTGAAGAGCTTGATTCTACAAGTCAAAAGCTGCTAAAATGGGTTCAGAAAAATTACATGGTCTACAACTACTGCACAGACACAAAGAGATTCCCTCAGGGCCTTCCTCAGGAATGCACTGTCATCAACAAGAATTAG
- the LOC110646350 gene encoding xyloglucan endotransglucosylase/hydrolase protein 24, with protein sequence MASCSYRSSSFTLAVVFICSLLVASCANFDQEFDVTWGNGRGTILNNGQLLSLSLDKASGSGFESKKEYMFGKVDMQLKLVPGNSAGIVTAYYMKSPGSNWDEIDFEFLGNLSGDPYTVHTNVFSQGKGDREQQFHLWFDPTADFHTYSILWNNQRIIFSVDGTPIREFKNLESIGVPFPKQQPMRIYSSIWNADDWATRGGLVKTDWSGAPFTASYRNFKAEACTVSAGKPSCTSNNSWQRQQLGATSQQRLLWVQKNHMIYNYCTDTKRFPQGFPPECSH encoded by the exons ATGGCTTCCTGTTCTTATAGATCAAGTAGTTTTACACTTGCGGTAGTCTTCATTTGCTCTTTACTTGTTGCTTCATGTGCTAACTTCGACCAAGAATTCGATGTCACCTGGGGAAATGGTCGAGGAACGATACTCAACAATGGTCAGCTTCTCAGTCTCTCTCTTGACAAAGCTTCAGGCTCAGGATTTGAGTCAAAGAAAGAATACATGTTTGGCAAGGTCGATATGCAGCTGAAGCTTGTCCCTGGAAACTCTGCTGGCATCGTCACAGCATACTAT ATGAAATCACCAGGGTCTAATTGGGATGAGATCGACTTTGAATTCTTGGGAAACTTGAGCGGAGATCCCTACACTGTTCATACTAATGTGTTTAGCCAAGGCAAAGGTGATAGAGAGCAACAATTCCACTTATGGTTTGATCCCACTGCAGATTTTCACACTTACTCTATTCTTTGGAATAACCAACGCATCAT TTTCTCAGTTGATGGTACGCCCATAAGAGAATTCAAGAACTTGGAATCAATTGGTGTTCCATTCCCAAAGCAGCAGCCAATGAGGATATATTCAAGCATCTGGAACGCGGACGACTGGGCAACGAGAGGTGGCCTTGTGAAGACTGATTGGAGTGGAGCTCCTTTCACTGCTTCCTACAGGAACTTCAAGGCTGAAGCTTGCACGGTGTCTGCTGGGAAACCTTCTTGCACTTCAAATAATTCTTGGCAAAGACAGCAATTGGGTGCAACAAGCCAACAAAGGCTCTTGTGGGTTCAGAAGAACCATATGATTTACAATTATTGCACAGACACTAAGCGATTCCCTCAAGGCTTCCCTCCCGAATGTtctcactaa
- the LOC110645864 gene encoding nicotianamine synthase-like, with translation MASLQNSNFESQISAELLIARITQIHSSISKLDSLRPSKQVNTLFSHLVKLCILPSSIDIRSLSPEVQEMRNSLIVLCGRAEGLLELEFATFLIKMPQPLNNLNLFPYYGNYVKLANLEYKILSENGVMQPKKVAFVGSGPMPLTSLVMAAQHLKSTHFDNFDIDETANDVARQIVASDGDLEKRMKFETCNVMEVREKLGEYDCIFLAALVGMSKEEKVKIIGHIRKYMKEGGILLVRSADGARAFLYPVVEEHDLVGFEVLSIFHPTNDVINSVVLVRKPITF, from the coding sequence GCAGCATATCCAAACTCGACTCCCTAAGGCCTTCCAAGCAAGTCAATACCCTTTTCTCTCACCTTGTGAAATTATGTATCCTCCCATCTTCCATAGATATTCGTTCCTTATCCCCAGAGGTGCAGGAAATGCGAAACAGCCTCATCGTTCTGTGTGGCAGAGCTGAAGGTCTGTTAGAACTTGAATTTGCAACGTTCTTGATCAAAATGCCTCAACCTTTAAACAACCTTAATCTTTTCCCTTACTATGGAAACTATGTTAAGCTAGCCAACTTGGAGTACAAAATTCTTAGTGAAAATGGAGTGATGCAGCCAAAGAAGGTAGCCTTTGTGGGTTCAGGTCCAATGCCTCTTACCTCTCTTGTAATGGCTGCCCAGCATTTGAAATCTACTCATTTTGATAACTTTGATATTGATGAGACGGCTAATGATGTGGCTCGCCAAATTGTGGCTTCTGATGGTGATCTTGAGAAGAGAATGAAGTTTGAGACGTGTAACGTAATGGAAGTGAGGGAGAAGCTAGGAGAATATGATTGTATCTTCTTGGCAGCTTTGGTAGGGATGAGcaaagaggagaaagtgaagattattGGGCATATAAGAAAGTATATGAAGGAAGGAGGGATTTTGCTGGTGAGAAGTGCAGATGGAGCTCGAGCGTTTCTTTACCCTGTTGTTGAAGAGCATGACTTGGTTGGATTTGAGGTGCTATCCATCTTTCACCCAACTAATGATGTGATCAACTCGGTTGTTCTTGTGCGCAAGCCAATTACGTTTTGA